A window of the Streptomyces sp. NBC_00250 genome harbors these coding sequences:
- a CDS encoding ABC transporter ATP-binding protein, translating to MPTGGPTGGLVLRQTIRGQRRRVIAASLLGMTHQGCEALVPVVIGATIDTAVATGSSSALLRLLIVLAVLFLVLSTCYRTSARITEGSGELAAHRLRLDLATRVLDPRGGADANRLPGALTSIATNDARRVGSVATVIAYGVSAVAALVISAVALLRISVPLGLLVLLGIPPLLWLGHRISRPLEQRSEAEQERAAHASGVAADLVSGLRVLKGMGAESAAVARYRTTSQDSLSAALRAARSRAGHEGAVLALTGVFIAVIGVVGAYLAMDGSISVGDLVAAVGLAQFLLGPFQLLGYVNAELAQGRASAKRIAEVLASPEAVATGRDVPADGAAGHVALRGVTLGALRGVDLELPAGSLTGIVARDAAAANDLLVCLAREADPSEGAVELDGTPLTSLDPDALRRVVLVAHHDADLFESTLLDNVRAGAADDDAPAVERALKASAADDVARLLPNGGDTLLAERGRSLSGGQRQRVALARALAADRPVLVLHDPTTAVDTVTESHIAARLREVRRDRTTILVTTSPALLAVTDRVIVLEDGAVQATGRHTELLAADATYRAAVLA from the coding sequence ATGCCAACGGGCGGACCGACGGGGGGACTTGTCCTCCGCCAGACGATCAGAGGACAACGCCGCCGAGTCATCGCGGCATCCCTGCTCGGCATGACCCACCAAGGCTGCGAGGCCCTGGTGCCGGTGGTCATCGGCGCCACCATCGACACGGCAGTCGCCACCGGCTCCTCTTCGGCGCTGCTACGCCTGCTCATCGTCCTCGCCGTGCTCTTCCTGGTCCTGTCGACCTGCTACCGCACCAGCGCCCGGATCACCGAGGGCAGCGGCGAACTCGCCGCGCACCGGCTCCGGCTCGACCTGGCCACCCGGGTGCTCGACCCCCGGGGCGGCGCCGACGCGAACCGCCTCCCCGGCGCGCTGACCAGCATCGCCACCAACGACGCCCGCCGCGTGGGCTCGGTGGCCACCGTCATCGCGTACGGGGTGTCGGCGGTCGCCGCCCTCGTGATCAGCGCCGTCGCACTCCTCAGGATCTCCGTCCCCCTCGGCCTGCTCGTCCTCCTCGGCATCCCGCCGCTGCTGTGGCTCGGGCACCGCATCAGCCGGCCCCTCGAACAGCGCAGCGAGGCCGAGCAGGAGCGGGCCGCCCACGCCTCGGGCGTCGCCGCGGACCTCGTCTCCGGACTCCGCGTCCTCAAGGGCATGGGCGCCGAGTCGGCGGCCGTGGCCCGCTACCGCACCACGAGCCAGGACTCGTTGTCCGCCGCCCTGCGCGCGGCGCGCAGCCGGGCCGGACACGAAGGCGCCGTCCTCGCCCTGACCGGCGTGTTCATCGCCGTCATCGGCGTGGTCGGCGCGTACCTCGCCATGGACGGCAGCATCAGCGTCGGCGACCTGGTCGCCGCCGTCGGTCTCGCGCAGTTCCTCCTCGGCCCGTTCCAGCTCCTCGGCTACGTGAACGCCGAACTCGCCCAGGGCCGCGCCTCGGCCAAGCGGATCGCCGAGGTGCTCGCCTCGCCCGAGGCCGTCGCGACCGGACGCGACGTGCCCGCCGACGGTGCCGCCGGACATGTCGCCCTGCGCGGGGTGACGCTCGGCGCGCTCCGGGGCGTCGACCTCGAACTCCCGGCCGGCAGCCTGACCGGGATCGTCGCCCGGGACGCCGCCGCCGCGAACGACCTCCTCGTCTGCCTGGCCCGCGAGGCGGACCCCTCCGAGGGCGCCGTCGAGCTCGACGGCACGCCGCTGACCTCGCTCGACCCCGACGCGTTGCGCCGGGTCGTCCTGGTCGCCCACCACGACGCCGACCTGTTCGAGAGCACGCTGCTCGACAACGTCCGGGCCGGGGCCGCCGACGACGACGCCCCGGCCGTCGAACGGGCTCTCAAGGCCTCGGCGGCCGACGACGTCGCCCGGCTCCTCCCGAACGGCGGGGACACCCTCCTCGCCGAACGCGGTCGCTCGCTCTCCGGCGGTCAGCGCCAGCGCGTCGCCCTCGCCCGCGCCCTCGCCGCCGACCGGCCCGTCCTCGTGCTGCACGACCCGACGACCGCGGTGGACACCGTCACCGAGTCCCACATCGCCGCCCGGCTGCGCGAGGTCCGCCGCGACCGCACCACGATCCTCGTCACCACCAGCCCCGCCCTCCTCGCCGTGACCGACCGCGTGATCGTCCTGGAGGACGGCGCCGTACAGGCGACCGGCCGCCACACCGAACTCCTTGCGGCCGACGCGACGTACCGGGCGGCGGTGCTCGCATGA
- a CDS encoding ABC transporter ATP-binding protein, which translates to MSGTSPDRVLLPTATGAESVAALRTMLHGHRLLAAVAIAVLVAGTAVGLLTAPLLGHIVDLVVDKKGAAALTLPLVLLVVVAVARGAAAAVGSTLVARLGETVLAALREQFIERALRLPLDRVEAAGSGDLVSRVTSDVSMIGKSVRQALPEFSRSALTILLTFVGLAVLDWRFLIAALLASPVQVISVRWYMRRAAPVYGEHRVATGALQHQLLDSVGGVRTVRAFRLDDTHTDLLEKRSAVARDLGLRGIHIVTGFFSRLNLGEFIGLAAMLATGFVLVDDDSVSIGTATAAALYFHSLFNPINATLYLLDDAQSAGASFARLVGVSNLPAERAESEARALADGSVEVSGLSHAYASGAPVLHEVDLRVRSGERVALVGASGAGKTTLAKLIAGVHSPTGGSIALGGVDAGELGPAGVRRAVALISQEVHVFAGTLADDLRLARPEADDESLRAALDRVGALEWAQALPEGLATVVGEGGHRLTVTQAQHLALARLVLADPPIAILDEATADAGSAGARVLEEAAARALEGRTGLLVAHRLPQAAAADRVVVLDQGRVVETGTHEELVAAGGRYADLWAAWSASRREPGEKVPRPATNSDTDTDLSVSPVS; encoded by the coding sequence ATGAGCGGAACCAGCCCGGACCGCGTGCTCCTGCCGACCGCCACCGGCGCCGAGTCCGTCGCGGCGCTCCGCACCATGCTGCACGGCCATCGGCTCCTCGCCGCGGTGGCGATCGCCGTCCTCGTCGCCGGCACCGCCGTCGGACTGCTCACCGCTCCCCTGCTCGGACACATCGTGGACCTCGTGGTCGACAAGAAGGGCGCGGCCGCACTCACCCTCCCCCTGGTCCTGCTCGTCGTCGTCGCCGTCGCGCGGGGCGCGGCCGCGGCCGTCGGCAGCACCCTCGTGGCCCGGCTGGGCGAGACCGTACTGGCCGCGCTGCGGGAGCAGTTCATCGAGCGGGCGCTGCGGCTGCCGCTGGACCGGGTCGAGGCGGCCGGCTCGGGCGACCTGGTCTCCCGGGTCACCAGCGACGTGTCGATGATCGGCAAGTCCGTGCGTCAGGCACTGCCGGAGTTCAGCCGCTCCGCCCTGACCATCCTGCTCACCTTCGTCGGGCTCGCCGTCCTCGACTGGCGCTTCCTGATCGCGGCGCTCCTCGCGTCCCCGGTCCAGGTGATCTCGGTGCGCTGGTACATGCGCCGGGCCGCGCCCGTGTACGGCGAGCACCGCGTCGCCACCGGCGCCCTGCAGCACCAGCTGCTCGACAGCGTCGGCGGTGTCCGGACCGTACGGGCGTTCCGCCTCGACGACACCCACACCGACCTGCTGGAGAAGCGGTCCGCGGTCGCCCGTGACCTGGGCCTGCGGGGCATCCACATCGTCACCGGGTTCTTCTCCCGCCTCAACCTCGGAGAGTTCATCGGTCTCGCCGCGATGCTCGCGACCGGGTTCGTGCTGGTCGACGACGACTCCGTCAGCATCGGTACGGCCACAGCCGCCGCGCTGTACTTCCACAGCCTCTTCAACCCGATCAACGCGACCCTCTACCTGCTGGACGACGCCCAGTCGGCGGGTGCGAGCTTCGCCCGTCTCGTCGGGGTGTCGAACCTCCCCGCGGAGCGGGCCGAGAGCGAGGCGCGCGCCCTCGCCGACGGCTCGGTCGAGGTGTCCGGGCTCAGCCACGCGTACGCCTCCGGCGCACCGGTCCTGCACGAGGTCGACCTGCGGGTGCGGAGCGGGGAGCGGGTGGCCCTGGTGGGCGCGAGCGGGGCCGGCAAGACCACGCTGGCCAAGCTCATCGCCGGCGTGCACAGCCCCACCGGCGGCTCGATCGCGCTCGGCGGGGTCGACGCCGGGGAACTGGGACCGGCCGGGGTACGTCGTGCGGTGGCGCTCATCAGCCAGGAGGTGCACGTCTTCGCCGGAACCCTCGCCGACGACCTGCGCCTCGCCCGGCCCGAGGCCGACGACGAGTCCCTGCGCGCGGCGCTCGACCGGGTCGGGGCCCTGGAGTGGGCGCAGGCACTGCCCGAGGGCCTCGCCACGGTCGTCGGCGAAGGCGGGCACCGACTGACGGTCACCCAGGCGCAGCACCTGGCCCTGGCACGGCTCGTGCTGGCGGATCCGCCCATCGCGATCCTCGACGAGGCCACCGCCGACGCGGGCAGCGCGGGAGCGCGCGTCCTGGAGGAGGCGGCCGCTCGGGCCCTTGAGGGCCGCACGGGGCTGCTCGTCGCGCACCGGCTGCCGCAGGCCGCGGCCGCCGACCGGGTGGTCGTGCTCGACCAGGGCCGGGTCGTCGAGACCGGCACCCACGAGGAACTGGTGGCGGCCGGCGGCCGGTACGCCGACCTGTGGGCCGCCTGGTCCGCCAGCCGCCGGGAGCCCGGGGAGAAGGTGCCGCGGCCGGCCACGAACTCGGACACGGACACGGACCTCTCGGTCTCGCCGGTCAGCTGA
- a CDS encoding MbtH family protein gives MSTNPFEDPQGRFLVLVNDENQHSLWPSFAEVPAGWRTVFGEDTREGCLAYVESHWTDLRPASLIALQD, from the coding sequence ATGAGCACCAACCCGTTCGAGGACCCGCAGGGCCGCTTCCTGGTTCTGGTCAACGACGAGAACCAGCACTCGCTGTGGCCCTCCTTCGCCGAGGTCCCCGCCGGGTGGCGGACCGTCTTCGGCGAGGACACGCGCGAGGGCTGCCTGGCCTACGTGGAGTCCCACTGGACCGACCTGCGCCCGGCGAGCCTCATCGCCCTCCAGGACTGA